A single genomic interval of Nonomuraea rubra harbors:
- a CDS encoding MFS transporter: protein MRALQGVGGAFAFAPSMAIIAASYGDAARTRAIAIFGATTTGAGALGPLAGGVLVESVSWRSMFIINVPLGLLLCWPAARRLPADAARRGPAHVDVAGVITLAAWVSAVTLALLRGEAQGWTSFATLAQAGVGVLGLGAFLVTQARGRRPLLDLSLFRIRSFTGAALVSARAAAKVPLGALAAAGFLVSAAGLGALLLADAGASWVRVLPGLVLLGLGRGLVQNGGTRSRRPPEEIV, encoded by the coding sequence ATGCGGGCTCTGCAGGGCGTGGGCGGGGCGTTCGCGTTCGCGCCGTCCATGGCGATCATCGCGGCCTCGTACGGCGACGCGGCCAGGACCAGGGCCATCGCGATCTTCGGCGCCACCACGACCGGAGCCGGAGCGCTCGGCCCGCTGGCCGGCGGGGTGCTGGTGGAGTCGGTGAGCTGGCGCAGCATGTTCATCATCAACGTGCCACTCGGCCTGCTGCTCTGCTGGCCGGCCGCGCGGCGGCTGCCCGCCGACGCCGCCCGGCGCGGGCCCGCGCACGTGGACGTGGCCGGGGTGATCACGCTGGCCGCCTGGGTGTCGGCGGTCACGCTGGCGCTGCTGCGCGGCGAGGCGCAGGGCTGGACCAGCTTCGCCACGTTGGCCCAGGCCGGGGTGGGGGTGCTGGGGCTCGGCGCGTTCCTGGTGACGCAGGCACGGGGACGGCGGCCGCTGCTCGACCTGTCGCTGTTCCGGATCAGGTCCTTCACCGGGGCCGCGCTCGTGTCCGCCAGGGCGGCGGCCAAGGTGCCGCTCGGAGCGCTGGCCGCGGCCGGGTTCCTCGTCTCCGCGGCCGGGCTGGGCGCGCTGCTGCTGGCCGACGCCGGGGCCTCGTGGGTGCGGGTGCTGCCTGGGCTGGTGCTGCTCGGGCTGGGGCGTGGGCTGGTTCAGAATGGCGGGACGAGGAGCCGCCGGCCGCCCGAGGAGATCGTATGA